Proteins from one Pongo abelii isolate AG06213 chromosome 19, NHGRI_mPonAbe1-v2.0_pri, whole genome shotgun sequence genomic window:
- the LOC100452166 gene encoding myosin light polypeptide 6-like — protein MMCDFTEDQTAELKEAFQLFDQIGDGKIWYNQCGDVMRALGQNPTNTEVVKVLGNPKSNEMNVKLLDFEHFLPMLQTVAKNKDQGTYEDYVEGLQVFDKEGNGTVMGVEFWHVLVTLGEKITEEEVEVLVAGNEGSNGCIDCEAFVRHILSG, from the coding sequence ATGATGTGTGACTTCACCGAGGACCAGACTGCAGAGCTCAAGGAGGCTTTCCAGCTGTTTGACCAAATAGGTGATGGCAAGATCTGGTACAACCAATGTGGGGATGTGATGAGGGCCCTGGGTCAGAACCCCACTAACACTGAGGTGGTCAAGGTTCTGGGGAACCCCAAGAGTAATGAGATGAATGTGAAGTTGCTGGACTTTGAGCACTTTCTGCCCATGCTGCAGACAGTGGCCAAGAACAAGGACCAGGGCACCTATGAAGATTATGTAGAAGGACTTCAGGTGTTTGACAAGGAAGGAAATGGCACCGTCATGGGTGTTGAATTCTGGCATGTTCTTGTCACACTGGGTGAGAAGATAACAGAGGAAGAAGTAGAGGTGCTGGTGGCAGGGAACGAGGGCAGCAATGGTTGTATCGACTGTGAAGCATTTGTGAGGCATATCCTGTCGGGGTGA